The Ananas comosus chloroplast DNA, complete genome genome contains a region encoding:
- the rps7 gene encoding ribosomal protein S7, protein MSRRGTAEEKTPKSDPIYRNRLVNMLVNRIMKHGKKSLAYQIIYRAVKKIQQKTETNPLSVLRQAIRGVTPDIAVKARRVGGSTHQVPIEIGSTQGKALAIRWLLGASRKRPGRNMAFKLSSELVDAAKGSGDAIRKKEETHRMAEANRAFAHFR, encoded by the coding sequence ATGTCACGTCGAGGTACTGCAGAAGAAAAAACTCCAAAATCCGATCCAATTTATCGTAATCGATTAGTTAACATGTTGGTTAACCGTATTATGAAACACGGAAAAAAATCATTGGCTTATCAAATTATCTATCGAGCCGTGAAAAAGATTCAACAAAAGACAGAAACAAATCCACTATCTGTTTTACGTCAAGCAATACGTGGAGTAACTCCCGATATAGCAGTAAAAGCAAGACGTGTAGGCGGATCGACTCATCAAGTTCCTATTGAAATAGGATCTACACAAGGAAAAGCACTTGCCATTCGTTGGTTATTAGGAGCATCCCGAAAGCGTCCGGGTCGAAATATGGCTTTCAAATTAAGTTCCGAATTAGTAGATGCTGCCAAAGGGAGTGGCGATGCCATACGCAAAAAGGAAGAGACTCATAGAATGGCAGAGGCAAATAGAGCTTTTGCACATTTTCGTTAA